DNA from Hwangdonia lutea:
AATGTTTCAATAGGAATATGTGATGCCATTTCAATGGTAGCTTCTGCTTTTTCTAAATTGACTGTAGCTTTTGAAACCCCTTCAACTTTTGAAAGTATGTCTTCAACATGACTTCGACAACCATTACAGGTCATGCCATGTATGTGATATACATGTACCATCTCACCTTTCTTTAACTTATGAATTGAATAGTTATCACCATCATTCTTCAACGCCTTTTGAAGTGTTTCAATAGGAATATGCGATGCCATTTCAATGGTAGCTTCTGCTTTTTCTAAATTTACAGTTGCTTTTGAAACACCTTCCACTTTTGAAAGTATGTCTTCAACATGACTGCGACAACCGTTGCAGGTCATTCCGTGTATATGGTATGTGTGTGTCATTTTTAATTGCTTAAATAGTTAATAATTGTCGATTGCACATAATAGTTTTTAACCGACTCTACTTGGTTCATTTGGAATTTTAATTGCAATTCCTGAATATCTAAAACATCATTAAAATCAATGGTTCCGGTTTCGTAACTTTTAATTAAAATGGTTTCGGCATCTTTAGCCTGTTTTAGGTTTTTCTCTTGCGTTTTAAATTTAATCCGCGACTGATTACGCTGTGAAATGGCTTTTGATAATTCCGATTTCAACATATTAAAACGTTGTTCTTTTTCCGATTGAATTTCCTGTTTCCGTAACTCGTTTTGTTTGGTCTTCGATTTATACTTTTTATTGAAAATAGGTATAGAAACCGACAACATGGGCATTACCATATCTTTATACGAACTGGTTATCATGGGATGATTTTCTTGATTAATGTATTCCACACCTAAACCAATCATCGGGCCACTTTCTTTTTGATTTAACAATTCTGACTGTTCTACAGATTGATACAATTTATCAAATTTTAATAATTCTGGATTTACCGAAAGGCTATCATAGCTATAAAAATTATCGTTTTCTGGAATTTCCATGGCAGAAACTACAGACACATCTACATCATAATCCCGATTCATGGCACTATTTAAAGCCGCTTGAATGCCTTTGTATTGCTGAACTAACACGTCTTTTTCTTGTTGTAATTCATTCTGCCTAATCTGTAATCGCAAAACATCTACTGCCGATGCTTTGCTTACTTCCAAAGAGGTGAGCGCCAGTTGTTCATACGATTGTAAAAGCGCTATATTCTTACCCAGCACGTTCTGTTTCGCTTGAATTTCGTAAAGTTGGTAATAGAATTGCGATACCGAAAGCACTAATTTTCGTTTAGCAATTGTTATTTCAATATACTGTGCATCGGCCATCGATGTTGCATAGTTTTCTCTGGCTGTTATGGTACCAAACCACGGTAACATTTGCATAACCGAAACTCGGAATCGCTCCATGGGCATATCCATTTCTGGTGCAATAGCCATGGCTCCCAAATTAAACTCGGTATTTGGTAAACTGCTGGCTTCGTTTACTTTTTCGGAAGCAATTTTATGCTGAAAATCGAACTTTTGAATTTCAGGATTATTCTCTAATGCTTCATGTATCAATGTTTCCAATTCTTGAGCATTTCCTTTAAGAACAAAGAGAAAAGAACCAAGAATCAAGACTGCTTTTAAAGATACTTTTAAATATTTCATTTTACTGTTCTTTTAAGTTGAAACTCCGCTCTCCAGCTATATAAAACTGGAACTACAAACAAGGTGATTAAGGCGATGAGCATGCCTCCAAAACTTGGGATTGCCATCGGAATCATAATGTCGCTTCCTCGTCCTGTGGATGTTAAAATGGGCAATAACGCTAAAATGGTGGTTGCAGTGGTCATCAAACACGGTCTGATTCGTTTTTCACCAGCTTCAACAATTGATGCTCTAATTTCCTGCCTATTTTCTGGTGTATTTCTACGGAAGGTTTGTGTTAAATAGGTTGCCATAACCACGCCATCATCGGTTGCAATTCCGAAAAGTGCAATAAACCCAACCCAAACGGCAACACTTAAATTAATAGGATGCATTTGAAACAGGTCTCGCATGTTTTCGCCAAAAAAGCTGAAGTTTAAAAACCAATCTTGACCATAAAGCCAAATCATTAAAAACCCACCTGCAAAAGCAACTGCAATTCCTGTAAACACCATTAATGATGTTGTTACGGAACGGAATTGAAAGTACAAAATCAAGAAAATTATTGCTAATGCCAATGGCACCACAATGGATAAGGTTTTTTCGGCCCTTATTTGATTTTCATAGGTTCCGGTAAATTGGTAGTTGATGCCTTTTGGCACAATGAGTTCTCCGGAATCTATTTTACTTTGTATCAAAGCCTGTGCATTTTCAACCACGGTAACTTCTGCAAAGCCATCCAATTTATCAAAAAGCACATAACCCACTAAAAAGGTGTCTTCACTTTTAATTACTTGTGGTCCTTGCTCATAACGAATGCTTGCCAGTGCGCTTAACGGTACCGGACTACCTTTTTCAACAGGAATATAAATTTGTTCCAAATCGGAAGGGTCTCCTCGCAGCTCCCGTGGATAGCGCACACGAACCCCGTAACGCTCCCTGCCTTCAACGGTTTGCGTGATTACCATGCCACCAACAGCAACCTTTATTACATTTTGAACCTCTTGAATCGTTATACCATATCTGGCAATTTTCTCTCTATCGATATCTATTAACAAATATGGCTTTCCTACTATGCGGTCTGCAAAAACAGCCTCCTGTTTTACCCCTTCGGCATGTTTTAATATGTCTTCTAATTCTACTCCAAAGGCCTCTATTTGTTTTAAATCTTGCCCTTTTACTTTAATTCCCATGGGGGCGCGCATGCCCGTTTGAAGCATCACCAATCGGGTTTCAATAGGTTGTAGTTTAGGCGCGGAAGTAACTCCGGGTAATTTGGTGACTTTTACAATTTCGTTCCAAATATCGTCAGGCGATTTAATTTCTGGTCGCCAATTGCGGTAGAATTCACCGTCGTTGTCTTTAATTAATTGAGATTGTTTGATGGAATTTCCAGAAGCGATGTAACGTGTTGTTTTGTCATTCTGAACATCGTGAAGAATCCCATTGTGAGATTCCTCGTCACTCGTACCTCGTTCTGTCGGAATGACATTCGTATTCAACTCAAACAAGCCATCAGCATTAACTTTAAAGCGTTGACGTTCCCCGTTGTCATTGAGCATGTATTCCGGTTTATACTGAATGATGTTTTCATACATTGATAATGGCGCAGGATCTAAAGCCGATTCGGTTCTACCTGCTTTACCAACTACAGTTTCAATTTCTGGAATACTGGCAACTGCCATATCCAATTGCTGTAAAACGCGTTTATTTTCTTCAACACCAGAATGCGGCATCGAGGTTGGCATCAATAAAAACGAGCCTTCGTTTAAAGAGGGCATAAACTCTTTTCCTGTATTTTTCATAATGAAAAAGCCAGCAATCACAATAGCTGTTGGAATAGACAAGAACAACAACTTGTTGTTTAAACACCATTTTAAAATTCGTGTATAAAATTTTATGAATAAGGAAAATACGCCCAATATCCCAAAACAAATAACGCCAACAAAAATGAGATTCCAGAAAATGCTTTTATCAACCCCTAAAGGTCGCCAATATTCTGCCAAAAGAAATACAATAGCTGCTGCAGAAATTATGATATTTATAAGATTTGCTCGCTTCGCATTAATTTTTTCTTGAGCTTTTAAAACGCCGGTAACACCAAAAGCCATCAAAATAATTCCTAGCCAATAGCCGTAAATTAAGCCTATTATTCCTGCTACTATTAAGGCTCCGTTTATAAGGAAACTAAAGCTTTTTTTAATGCTTTTTCTTCGGAATAAAAACGCAGCAAAGGGTGGAATTAAAAACAAGGCCACCATAATGGAAGCGATTAGCGCAAAGGTTTTTGTAAAAGCTAATGGGCGGAATAATTTGCCTTCGGCACCAATCATGGTAAAAACAGGAATAAAGCTGATAATTGTTGTCATTACTGCAGTTACAATGGCACCAGATACTTCGGCTGTAGCGTTGTAAACGACGGTATTTATGGATTCTTTACCATCGTCCTCATCCAAATGCCTAATGATGTTTTCAGAGAGAATAACCCCAACATCGACCATGGTTCCAATAGCAATCGCAATTCCAGAAAGTGCGACGATATTAGCATCTACATTAAAGAGTTTCATGGCGATAAACACCATTAAAACGGCGACGGGTAACAGGCCTGAAATTAAAATGGAAGCCCGAAGATTGAATACCATAATGATAATCACCAAAATAGTAATTAAAACCTCCAAAGTTAAGGCTTCATTTAAAGTGCCTAACGTTTCTTGAATGAGTTCCGAACGATCGTAAAAAGGAACCACAGTAAGCTGTGATGTTCTTCCGTCTTTTAAAACTTTAGACGGCAATCCGGAGCTTAATTCACTTATTTTTTCTTTAACATTGTTGATGACTTCCATCGGGTTGGCACCATAACGGGCCACCACAACACCACCAACAACTTCGGCGCCTTCTTTATCCAATATTCCTCTGCGTGCTGCAGGCCCTAATGCCACTTTGGCAATGTCTTTAATTTTGATGGATGTGAAATCTTCGGAAGTCACCACGGCATTTTCAATGTCTGAAATAGATTTTACATAACCCAAACCGCGTACTAAATATTCTGCTTTGTTAATTTCTAAGGTTTGTGCACCAATGTCTATATTACTTTCTTTAACGGCTTTTACCACTTGGTTTAAACCGATATTGTATTGGCGCATCAATTCTGGATTTACATCAATTTGATATTCCTGAACATAGCCACCAATGGAAGCGACTTCAGACACGCCACTTGCAGACGACAAGGCGTATTTTACGTAGTAGTCTTGAACACTTCGCAATTCATGTAAATCCCAACCACCAGTAACGTTTCCGTTTTCATCTCGTCCTTCTAGGGTGTACCAATAAATTTGACCCAAACCGGTAGCATCTGGTCCCAAAGCAGGATTAACTCCTTCGGGCAATAATCCGCTTGGTAGTGAGTTGAGTTTTTCAAGGATCCGACTGCGGCTCCAGTAAAACTCAACATCTTCTTCAAAAATGATATAGATGCTCGAAAAGCCAAACATAGACGAACTACGGATGGTTTTTACTCCAGGAATCCCAAGCAAAGTTGTGGTTAGCGGATAGGTAATTTGGTCCTCAATATCTTGTGGTGAAATCCCATCCCATCGGGTAAAAACGATTTGTTGGTTTTCTCCAATATCCGGAATGGCATCTACGGCAACAGGGTCATTGGGTAAAAATCCAGTATCCCAATTAAAAGGTGCATTTACCGTTCCCCAACCTATAAATAGGGCGAGTAACAGAACGGCTACGAGTTTATTTTCTATTAAAAATTTAATGCTTCTATTTAGCATGTGCTTTGATAATTAAACAGTTAAACATTGGTGTTAAAACAACACCGAATACAACAAATTATCCTTATAACATTATATCGCTACAGGATAACACAGTTTTCTGTTTAAAATCAAATCAAATAAGTCTCGTCAATCTTGAAGATTTGTTTTGTGACGAGTGGTGGTTTGTATTCCTCAAAGGAAGCCTCTTTTTTATCAATACCTTCAAAGCTATTGATATAAGTGTAAATGAATGAAGCGATAAATACTTGCTGCTCAAAAGAAATGGTGTCAACATGTAGTTGCAATTCGTCTTGACCATCGACAATTAATTGTTTGTCGTCGCAACAATTTTTCTTGACAATTGAGCAACCATCGGTAGAAGGTTTTTCCATGTCCATGCCGCAACCTTTTGCTTTACTGAAAATAGCGGTTTCAACTAAAGTATCGCCACAATAATGCATATTAAGGGTAAAGGACATTGTAGAGAACAACACTACAAAGGCCATTGCCAAAGATGCTATTTTATGGAATACTTTTTTCATGCTGAATGCAAAAATACAAAATTTTTAACTAGGCAGTAACTAATTAACATGAGTTTAAGGGTTAAGTCAAAGATTTATGGGGAAAATTGATGGGCTATTTGCTATGGATGGTTTTAAAACTTATAGCCGACTAGACATTGTGGAATAGCTGCTGGCATTGCCTTTGGTGTTAGTCTGCCTTACTAACTTTTTGGTTTTAGGATCTCTGAAGGAATAATAAACGTACCAATCTTTTTTGAGGGCTTGATTTTTCTGTTTTTGAGTTAGTTTTGACCACCTACCAACATCAACACCGCCAGTAAAAATCTTGGGTTCGGAATACTGTAATTTTATATTAAAATCGTGTACTGAATCGTGTACTGACCGTAAAAATACAGAAATATTTGACATAAAAAATGGATTGTGTTTTCACAATCCGTTGATTTTACTAGCCTAAGGCCTTGTAGCGGGAACTGGACTCGAACCAGTGACCTTCGGGTTATGAGCCTAAAGATTACAAAATCAATTTTACTTAAAACACCTTAAAATCAATTACTTAAATGATTAATAATTTTCCTTAATAGCAATTAATACTATCTAAAATCAAATTATTCTGTACCTATTCTGTACCCATTTTTTAATTATTTTTATTATCTTTATACTAACATAAAATAATTTGTAAATTATAGTTAGAATAGGCATTTCCATAAAAATGTACAACAGAATATTGGCGTCTATACTTTGTGCTTTCAAACACTTATTCTGTACCCATTTTTTAAATTATTTAAATTACACTAATACTAATTATAAAACGAGGCATATGTCATCCATAAAAATTGTAATCCGTAAAAACAAACTGCGTAAAGATGGTACTGTACCATTAGCATTAAGAATTAGCAAAGATTACAAAACGAACTATAGCTTTATAGGTATATATATCTATGAAAAGGATTGGGATGAAGTAAAAGGAAAAGTGAAACGAACACACCCTAATTCTCAAAAAATCAATAATTTTTTATTAAAAAAGTTGACTGAAGCTAATGATATTTCTTTTGAAGTCAATGACAGAATTTCAAGTAAAGAAATTAAAAAAAAGGTGATTGGGCCAGGGGGTCAGAAATCTTTTTTTTCAGTTGCTGGAGAACGAATCGAGACTAAATACAATCGCGGTACATTCTCTGTTGCAAAGTCAGAATTGTCCATCCTTTATAATCTAGAAGAGTTTATTACTTTAAAACGTTCGTTAAATAAATCAGAAATAATTAGTGGTATAAAAAATCGCAGAAAGGAACGTATAAGTAATGGTAGAAAAGCTGAATATTCCTTTATAGATGCAGTTGCCTATTTTAAGAAAAACCAAAAACTCAATTTCCAAGATATTGATGAAGCTTTTATTAAAAATTATAAAACATTTTGCATTACTTACCTGGGACATAAAACCCGAACAATAACTAATCAACTTATTTTTATTCGTACCCTTTTCAATATCGCTATCAAAGAAAATGTCATTGATATTAAATTTTATCCCTTTGCCAATGAAAAAGAAAAAATTAGAATAGGCTCTAGCCACAAAATCGGACTTACTATAGAAGAGATAGAACGAATTGAAAATTTGGAATTAGAAAAATGGTCTTCTATTTGGCATACGTATAATGTATGGCTTGTAGCCTTCTATTTTGCTGGCATTCGCATTTCAGACATAGTACAATTAAAATGGTCTGACTTTAAAGATAATCGTTTGTTCTATATAATGAACAAGAATGAAAAACCCTTGAGCTTAAAAATCCCTGACAAAGCAGCTGCTATATTAAAGTTCTATAAAAAGGAAAGTAATCAAAATAATGGTTATGTATTCCCGTTTTTAAGGAATGCTGATTGCAACAATGCTGAAGATATTTTTATAAAAACGAGAAATGCCACAAAATTGTTCAATAAGTTTTTAAAACGTATTGCTCTGCTTTGCGATATTGATAAAAATCTCTCAAATCATATTGCTAGACATAGTTTTGGAAACATTGCTGGGGATAAGATTAATCCATTAATGCTACAGAAATTATACCGCCACAGCGATTTAAAAACAACATTAAATTATCAGGCAAATTTTATTCATAGAGATACAGATGATGCTTTAGATAGTGTTGTTAATTTTTAAAGAATTTTTGAACTTTTAAATTCTGACTAACGGTTCTCAGCTATACGCAGGCAGGGATTTTACCCACTGAACTACCTACGAAGAACTGCACTTTAAATTTACTACTTTCCTGTCCTACGAAGCACGAAACCCCTGCTTGCGTATAGGTGATGTTATCGGTTCGGTGTTCTTCTTCTGTCTTGGTTGTCTGTCTGTTGTGCGTTGGCTTTGCAAGCTCTTTGACAAAGCTTTGGTTGTAGCGTTGGCTCGTGGGGCTTTGGCAATGTGCTTGCAAAATGCGTTGGCTTATTTCAAATGGTCTTTTAATGATTTCCATATTTCAGTATTTACACATTTAATTTCTCCAAGTTGTCCTTCAATATTTTTCTTGTCAACTAAAAGAACTTCGGATTTTTTCTTTAGTTCTTCTGTAGGTATCATTTTTAAAAGTCTTGTCGCTAAAACTTTATCAACCTTTGCTAATGCACATAAACCTGCTTTCAATTGGTAAAAAGTTAGAGAATGAATGTCTTTTTCTAACCTTGGAATGAAAGAATTAAGTAAAGTATTTACTACTTCTTTATTTATCTTACTAAGTCTATATAGTGCATCTGCAAATTTTGCAAACTGAATTTCTCCATTATTTGCACTTACAAGGCTTTCGGAATATGTAGCAATGATATTTTCTGCTATTTTTTCATTAATGTTGAAAGCAATACTGACACTATTTATGAAGTTTTCTATGTCTGCCTCTTTAATTTTATTTTTGAAAACATTGTGTGCAAATAGGTTATTCAATAAATCAAAAGTTTTTTCATTGTCAAGACTATATAGGGGTTTGATTGAGTTGAAAATTGGTTGAATTCTGAATTTTCTAACAAGACATTTTTTGATTATGGTAATGTTATCAATTAAGTTGTAAACCCTTTTTGCATTATCAAAATCAACATTTTTTAAGTACAAGAAAATTGAAGGTAAAGCCGTAATTTCCGTATTGATGTCGTTGATTACTTTTATTAATTTATCGTCTGGAATAAGCTTTACCAACTTTTTACCATAGGAAGGTTCAATTTCATTTATTGCATTAACTAACTGAACCGAATGGTTTATTTTTGAACTTTTCACCCTGCCTTCAATTATGTCAAGATTGACCCGTTTTAATAATTCTTGACCTTCCTTTCTGATATCAAGCTGTGAAAACAAGAGGTAAAAAGTAAATAAATCAACTGTCGTAATTTTTGCAGAGTTGAGTTTATTTATAACAAACTCCTTTTCTAATGTGTGACGAATTAATTTTTGTGCTTTTGATACTCCAACTTTTTTAAATTCCTTGAGAATATGACCAAATGCAGTTAAAGGTTTATTTTCAAATAGGTTTGATAAAAAGTCAATATCTAAATCCTCAAATATTTCTTTTGAAACGGACTGGTCAATATCATACAAACGAGAAAGCCCAATTCCTATTTGCTCTATAGATGCTTTTTTAGACTTTCTTTTAAGGACTTTAATATCAACTAAAGACAATATTTCGGAAGTTGTTGCAAAATCAATCTCTTTTAATTCACTTAATGTTTTGGTGATGTAATCAAACTTTTGATAATGAATTTTTGCGGAAACTTTTTTTACATCAACTGTTTTGAGAATTGTTGTGGCAAGTTCAGGCTTAACTTTTTTAAGTTCTGCAAGTGAATTCCCATATATGCCAAAATGAATATCAGAATTGAATTTTTGCTTCCATTCTTCAATACTCAAGACATTAATTGCTTTTGTTCTTAATTCGTTGTTTGGAAGTAACCTAATTGTTAGTGTTAGACTGTTTAAGGATGCTTTTCTAAAAACATCTTTTAATTCATCAGGTTTAAAAGGTGCTAAAACACTTTTGTTTTTTAAATCCTTGAAATTATTCTTATGCGTTTCAATGTAGGATATTGCAGAAGCGTTTTTTGTTCCTCTTTTTAAGATTTCTATTAAGTTACGATTACTGAAATAAAGGCTATTGCAATAATCCTCAAAGCTACGCTTGGCAAAAATTCTGATTAACTGAATTAAGTTAACCAATTGGTCTGAATCCATTTGTTTGGAATCATAAACGTATTTGAAAAACTGTTTTTTTACAGTTTCGCTCGACAAAATCTTATTAAATAGGTTAATGTTATCAGAGATTCCGATATTGTAAAGGAAACTATAAATGTTCTCAACAAAGCCGTCAGAGTCGCCAATTATATCAATCAAATAATCTTCTATGTTTTTTAAATAAAGGGCGTTTCTGTCATTTCTATATCTTGCATTAAGTGTTGCATTAGCTCGAAAGATGGAATCAAGTAGCAACCTTGCAAACATTGAATGCATAAAGGAATGAAAATCATTTTCATTCTTAAATAAAATACCATTTTGCTTAGATGATTCGATTTGATGAGGGTCAGCTAAAAATTCTATTTCATAAGCATATAAAGTGGCAAACTGGTGAATTTTATTTAATTCATTTTGATTGAGCCCATCTAAATACTTTCTGTAAATGTGGTCTTCAATAGTTTTTTCAGTAATGTCTGATAGTTGAACATTATTTTCCAACCAATATTGCAACATCCAAGCAAGTTTGTAAAGATTGCCTTTTGCATTTTCGATTGCCTTTTTAATATCTCCAATTTCACGTTGTATGCCTTGACTTACAAGATAAGATTTGCAGTTTGAAATAATTCCAACTGATTTATTGTAAATATGCTGAGGGGTATTAAACGATTCTAATTTTAGATTACTTGCTTCAAGTTGCTTGAAAATATCAATGTTGTTTTGAGTATCTCGTCTAACATCTGCACTTAAAAATCGAGAAGTAATAATAAACTTGAAGGTCGGAAATTCTTCTTCTAATGTTAGTATTTCAGCTCCAAAAGTCAGATTCAAGTGTATATCTTCAATAATGAAAACAATATTTTCTTTGTCACTAAGTTTATTCAAGTCGCTTTTGAACTTATCGAAACTCAGATTTTGGGAAATATTTAGATAAAAAACTTCAAATCCTTTTTTGGTTAATTGTTGGTGTATTTTTAATGTAGAGATTGTTTTTCCTGTGGATGGATAACCTGTTAATAGAAAATAATTATCAGAATCGGTTTTAATTCTTTCAACGCAATTGTTGATTTGCTCAACTTCTTCTTTCAAGAAAAAGTAATAATCAGCTTCCAATAATTCAAAAGAGGGTAGAACAAACTTATCTGCATTAACTTTAAATTTTGCCTTTGCCGATTTTAAAGTTTCTAACTTTTTTAAGCTGTCAATAACAGAGTCTAGCTTTTTATCAATTACTTGAAGATTCTTTGAGATGTCAAAAATTCTTTCTTTGTAATTCTCTTCTACAAATAGTTTTTTTAAGTATTCATTGCTGTTTGCGTTTGTTTTGAAAAGTTCGTAAAAGCTTTCTAATTGCTCGTTGTTAGGCTCAATTATGTTTGAATTTGTCGCAAGTTCCTTTTTTAAAATGTCATTTGAATGCCTTTTTTCATCAAATAGAATATACATTGAATAATGTTCTAAAAGAATCTGCGAATGGTAAAACGGGAATTTATTCCTGTCTTTTATTGAAGGAAACTTAGTTTCAAATTCATCAATTGTTTTGTAAATAGTCTTAGCAAGTTCTGTTTGAAAAGTGTCTTTTGGTAAAACCTTCTGGACAATTTTTTCAATACCTTTCTGAGTAGAATAATCAAAAATTTGTCCTACTAAATATGAAACTGCTGTCGTTATACCTATTTCTACTATCATTTACTTCATTTTGAGCGTTGGCAAAATTCAAGCTCTTTTGGTTTTTTTCTTTGGCTTTGAGTATCGGCAAAAACCAAATGTGCTTGAATGTGCGGTTGGCTTTCTACACTGACCGATAACTCATTTATATACAGAACTTTTATCCTTTTATACACCCATTTTGGTCCGCTATACGGAACTTTAAACTTTTTACATATTTCTTCATTTCAATTAAAACTACGAACAAAAAATATATAAATGCTAAATGTAAATCGACTTACAAAATATTTAATGCGGAAAACCGTAAGCGTTCTGGAATAAAATGCTTAATCAATAATTAGGGAGAGGTTAAATATACTAATTAATAGTAAGTAATTACTCTATGAAAATGAAAAAAATGTGAATTTTTTAATCATTTCACACAATACAAAAATCAAGATTATTGCAAATGCTTTACTGATAAATGAAGTTTTATAATAATTACTTTGCCAACAATAGCTTTTCTATAGCGTCATAACTCACCAATTGGGCATCTGGTAGAATACTATCTACCAAATCCAATACCGTGGCTATGGTCATTTCCTTGGAGCAATTGGACAGTCTTGGTGAGGCAAAGTCATTCTCACTGTCCAGTGCCAAGATACATGTTCTTAAAAGGCATGAAATGATATAGCGCAGTTCGCCGTTGTCGCTCACTTCGAAGGTCACCTCCTGCATGGTGGGATTGTCCTCACGCTTATAGTATTTGCGTTCTCTGGGATACAATAATCGAAGGACTGTTTCCAGTTTTTCTTTATCCGTCATATCCTTTGTGTTGTTTCTTTCCATTTCATTTTCAAATTTTAATTTACACCTTCTTCTTCTTGCGAAAGCATAAGTTTTCGCATTTCATCCAAATAAATACCTTCTTCCAAGGGTATCAGGTTTTTTGCAAATTCCAAAACTCTTTTTACATCGGATTCTTTATTCTTTATGTGCAGTGTCAAGTCCTGTTGTTCTTCCAAGGCCAGAATGCATACATTGAGTGTGGATTTTAAAATAGAGAACAGTTCAGCATAATCGTAGACTCGACAGTAATTTAAGTAATAACCTTCCTGTGTGCCTTCAATGGGTCTTAACAATACAAAGTTCTCCTCGCTCAACTCCTTGATCTTTTTCATTTTTATCAGGGTATCCTCTAAAGGCCGTTCCTCTATTTGGTCTGTTCTGTTTTTCATGATTTTTAGTTTTAGACACCTAACAAGGAGTGTTATTTCCAGAAGGATTTAGTTTATGTTTTATCTACTTTTTTTCATCATTTCTCAATAGTACTTTTTTGGATTTATCCAAAAACTCAAGTTCCTCATGGGGAATTAGATTCTTTGTAAATTCCAATACATCGGCAAATTGTTTGTGCGCCTCCCTGATGTCCCTTTTTTCACAATTTGGGTCATAACCGTCCAATGCCATAATGCATATGTTTAAAATGGACTCCAACGTATATCCCAATTCTTCATAATTGTGCACATACACATAGTTGAGATAGTACCCTCCCCTAATTCTTGAGGTTGGGGTGAGCAACCTGAAGTG
Protein-coding regions in this window:
- a CDS encoding tyrosine-type recombinase/integrase encodes the protein MSSIKIVIRKNKLRKDGTVPLALRISKDYKTNYSFIGIYIYEKDWDEVKGKVKRTHPNSQKINNFLLKKLTEANDISFEVNDRISSKEIKKKVIGPGGQKSFFSVAGERIETKYNRGTFSVAKSELSILYNLEEFITLKRSLNKSEIISGIKNRRKERISNGRKAEYSFIDAVAYFKKNQKLNFQDIDEAFIKNYKTFCITYLGHKTRTITNQLIFIRTLFNIAIKENVIDIKFYPFANEKEKIRIGSSHKIGLTIEEIERIENLELEKWSSIWHTYNVWLVAFYFAGIRISDIVQLKWSDFKDNRLFYIMNKNEKPLSLKIPDKAAAILKFYKKESNQNNGYVFPFLRNADCNNAEDIFIKTRNATKLFNKFLKRIALLCDIDKNLSNHIARHSFGNIAGDKINPLMLQKLYRHSDLKTTLNYQANFIHRDTDDALDSVVNF
- a CDS encoding efflux RND transporter permease subunit, with amino-acid sequence MLNRSIKFLIENKLVAVLLLALFIGWGTVNAPFNWDTGFLPNDPVAVDAIPDIGENQQIVFTRWDGISPQDIEDQITYPLTTTLLGIPGVKTIRSSSMFGFSSIYIIFEEDVEFYWSRSRILEKLNSLPSGLLPEGVNPALGPDATGLGQIYWYTLEGRDENGNVTGGWDLHELRSVQDYYVKYALSSASGVSEVASIGGYVQEYQIDVNPELMRQYNIGLNQVVKAVKESNIDIGAQTLEINKAEYLVRGLGYVKSISDIENAVVTSEDFTSIKIKDIAKVALGPAARRGILDKEGAEVVGGVVVARYGANPMEVINNVKEKISELSSGLPSKVLKDGRTSQLTVVPFYDRSELIQETLGTLNEALTLEVLITILVIIIMVFNLRASILISGLLPVAVLMVFIAMKLFNVDANIVALSGIAIAIGTMVDVGVILSENIIRHLDEDDGKESINTVVYNATAEVSGAIVTAVMTTIISFIPVFTMIGAEGKLFRPLAFTKTFALIASIMVALFLIPPFAAFLFRRKSIKKSFSFLINGALIVAGIIGLIYGYWLGIILMAFGVTGVLKAQEKINAKRANLINIIISAAAIVFLLAEYWRPLGVDKSIFWNLIFVGVICFGILGVFSLFIKFYTRILKWCLNNKLLFLSIPTAIVIAGFFIMKNTGKEFMPSLNEGSFLLMPTSMPHSGVEENKRVLQQLDMAVASIPEIETVVGKAGRTESALDPAPLSMYENIIQYKPEYMLNDNGERQRFKVNADGLFELNTNVIPTERGTSDEESHNGILHDVQNDKTTRYIASGNSIKQSQLIKDNDGEFYRNWRPEIKSPDDIWNEIVKVTKLPGVTSAPKLQPIETRLVMLQTGMRAPMGIKVKGQDLKQIEAFGVELEDILKHAEGVKQEAVFADRIVGKPYLLIDIDREKIARYGITIQEVQNVIKVAVGGMVITQTVEGRERYGVRVRYPRELRGDPSDLEQIYIPVEKGSPVPLSALASIRYEQGPQVIKSEDTFLVGYVLFDKLDGFAEVTVVENAQALIQSKIDSGELIVPKGINYQFTGTYENQIRAEKTLSIVVPLALAIIFLILYFQFRSVTTSLMVFTGIAVAFAGGFLMIWLYGQDWFLNFSFFGENMRDLFQMHPINLSVAVWVGFIALFGIATDDGVVMATYLTQTFRRNTPENRQEIRASIVEAGEKRIRPCLMTTATTILALLPILTSTGRGSDIMIPMAIPSFGGMLIALITLFVVPVLYSWRAEFQLKRTVK
- a CDS encoding HYC_CC_PP family protein — protein: MKKVFHKIASLAMAFVVLFSTMSFTLNMHYCGDTLVETAIFSKAKGCGMDMEKPSTDGCSIVKKNCCDDKQLIVDGQDELQLHVDTISFEQQVFIASFIYTYINSFEGIDKKEASFEEYKPPLVTKQIFKIDETYLI
- a CDS encoding TolC family protein, with translation MKYLKVSLKAVLILGSFLFVLKGNAQELETLIHEALENNPEIQKFDFQHKIASEKVNEASSLPNTEFNLGAMAIAPEMDMPMERFRVSVMQMLPWFGTITARENYATSMADAQYIEITIAKRKLVLSVSQFYYQLYEIQAKQNVLGKNIALLQSYEQLALTSLEVSKASAVDVLRLQIRQNELQQEKDVLVQQYKGIQAALNSAMNRDYDVDVSVVSAMEIPENDNFYSYDSLSVNPELLKFDKLYQSVEQSELLNQKESGPMIGLGVEYINQENHPMITSSYKDMVMPMLSVSIPIFNKKYKSKTKQNELRKQEIQSEKEQRFNMLKSELSKAISQRNQSRIKFKTQEKNLKQAKDAETILIKSYETGTIDFNDVLDIQELQLKFQMNQVESVKNYYVQSTIINYLSN